The Coccidioides posadasii str. Silveira chromosome 2, complete sequence genomic interval TTCCGGATTGAGTTTGGGCAGGAGAAAGCAAAAAGCAAATGTTCTGTGGGCTCGTGTAACTCTATCCTAACGACGTTGATTCAGGAGACTTTGGCTTCCGATGGGAATTGGTGAAAAAGCACGATACTGAGCGAATTTCCACATTCACACGCGGTTCAACAACTTCCTGtcctttcctctttttctccctcGGAAGAACAGGGCCCCAAGTGAAACATGGTCAGATCGGCGGTCATGGGCCTCTTGTGATATCGTGATTTACTGTGACTGGCCCTGGCAAGCTCACGGGCCGGCTGCCGAGTCGATATCCTTTCATCCTGGAAAACAGAAAAAGTGACCAATCACTCAAATATCAACAGGAGAATGGTGGTgatacaaaaaaaaaaaaaaaaaaaaaaaaaaaaaaaaaaaaaataagaaaatcgATTTTGCCCTCTGAAAGCCCAGAGATACATTTTTTTTACAAGGTTTGCTTCCGCAATGCCTGAGCGCTGCCTTGCCGGGGCCTTTTAAATCTCCAAAGACTGGCCAAGGAACAGGGATGCCAAACTCGTTAATCGCCGAATTGAAGGCGGCTGCACAGGCTCAAACTCGGGCTCAAAATGTTTTTATTAGCAAGCAACTTCAAGAACGCGTGTGAGAGGGACAATTCTTATCCTCAGCTTGCCCTGGCCATGCTCTAAAACTTCAACGGTTTACTCTTTGTTACGCCTTCACTATTACCCCGCACTTGGACTATACGGAATTTTGAGGATCCAGGAACCATGGTTCATTGCATACTGATGCCAATCGATGACAGAGACTGGGATGAAGTGATGGAGGTACAGTTCCGTGCCTTCTCAAAGGAGAGGTTTTGCGAGTTGGTCCGTGGAGGAAATACCATTGAGAACCGTGCTAAATGCAAAGAGCAATATGCGGATCAACGAACCAAGCAAAGGGAAGTTATCTGGCTCAAAGCCATTTCCGCCAGCGATCCTCGAAAGAAAATACTGGGCGTAGCCAAATATACGATCTGCGCAACGTACATCCCTCGTACGCCTGTGGACATTGATCCGAGCTCCTTCGTTTGGTTGGAGGACCCAGAGGATAGGGACATTGCCGCTTTGATCCTTCAGGATGTGGTTGATCGCTTGGCCAGGCATATTAAGGGCCCGCATATCCGTAAGTGGTTAGCTACCTTCAGCCACTTTTTATCACTGCGCCTCCAGAAGTAATATGCCATTTAAAATATTGGGAAATCTATAACGATTTCtaattttctttcattcaGTACTTGGGTCCCTTTTTGTCGACCCGGAGTATCGCGGACAAGGCATTGCCACCCGGCTCGTGAAATGGGGCGTTGGACTTGCGGACCACATGATGCTCCCAGTATGGCTTGAGGCCTCTACCACAGCTCATAGCCTCTATGTCCGGCAAGGGTTTCATGAGAAAATTCGGTGCAGGCTAACAATGGGGAAGTGGGATATTGAATATTCAATAATGAAGAAAAGCCCGAAAACAACACATTTTGAACTTGATGAGGCCCACACAGGAATCAAGCAAAATGGCTGTTAAATTGGACGGTCCATTCTACGTCAGAATCAAGCGCTTATTGTATATACATAAGGAGAAAGGGCCCTCTAGAGTGCTTGTGTGGGATAACGTTAGAGTTTCGAATTTGGCTGCGCGTCTTCAACATCAATTTCTGTGGTGCAGAGAAGTATTGTATCTCGAAGTGCCTAATATGCAGTTAAATTCGTATGCCAGGGTCCTTGGATGAAAAACATAGAGCAACTTACCCCAAGCCTATGTTTTGAATTGATCTCCTGGTAGTCTTCGCCTGCTAACATATCGCAGAAATGACGGATGGAAGGGTAATGGACGATAGATATCTCATTCCACCATTCATTCTCGAGTCTATCTGCCTCCCCTCTTGAGTCGGTTTGGCCACTAGGGGGTTTTACCACGTTACCGACGATTTTCGCGTCTCCCCCACGCTTTCCGGCAACTGAAATAAACCCCTGTGACAGACGTTTAGAAGAGAACATGGCTCCTAAGTTGCGATACAAGATTACCTGTCCGTATTTGAAGTATTCTGGCTTCCCGTTGggatgaaaatgaagaaggtTGAGCATGGTGACCGGCTTGTCATGCTCCTTGACCAGCTCATCCATAAACGCCAGAAGATCTGCCGATAGCTCCAAGGATTGAGACGATGATCTATTGCGAGCCTTTTCCAGCGAACTAGTTAAAGGCGCTGATGAGGCCTCTCGTTTTAGCTTTGCGTCAAGCTGCGGATACGTTTTGAGGAGTTTGGATGGGATTCCAGCGTTCACTGAATACTCTGCGCTGACAGCAGACCGCAGGGCTGGGGGAATCCCATTTCCAGCTGAGCGGAGCAGCAGCATAAGATCCCACTGTTGATTGGTTAGATGATGGACATCGATTATCTCAGGGCGAATGACATATCGCCGCGGTCGAGAGGCCACTACAACTTCGACATCTGGAGAGCTTCGCACTGAGTGCACGAAGTTCCTGACGTCCGTGTTTGGCTGCAGGCGGAGGAGGTGAAGGGTGAGAAGAGGCATGATGACTATGTATTCCGTCCTGTAGCAAATGAATAcatttactccgtacagatcCCACGAGGGAGCTCTACCTCACCTTTTATTTAAGAAGCACTCCGCCTTTGCTTGACGAGGAGCTGGCAAGCTGCGGGAGGAGCCGAGAATGCCGAGGCTTGGAAAGACAGCTTTATCTTATCAGATCTCTTGGCACCCAAATCATGTGATTTAAACGCTAACCATAATAGAGAAAAGGCAAAATTATGGTTATCTCACGTGATACGTGACAGGTCAAGAAAGGTCTTGGCGGCCAAAACGCGTGTTGAAGAACGGAAGTCAATACCGCGTGTCAACCAACATCAACATACGATTCGAATGCCGCCGTTTACCCACCAGATTAGCGACGATTTAAGAATTGAGACCTACAATGTATCTGCCTAGGTCTCTTATATCTCTTCTTTATTCTCATTTGCTCCGATCTCACCACCCTCTCTCTCCGCCCGTCCTAATCCTTGCGGCGCTCGAGCCAGATGCACTATGCGCGTGCCGAATTCTTACTGCCTTGCTAAAAAGGGATTATATTCCTCATAAAATACAACCAATTGATGGCTATGGGGATCTCGCTCGTGCTGGCGAGGAACTTGTTCAGCCGATGCAAACGACAATGGGCGGTAGTGGAGGCATTGTGATTTGCATGGGCGTGGGCGGGCTTGTAGATTTAGGCGAGATTCTTGGTCTTGAAACCGATGGCGAGACGGGAGATATGGGTGGTGTGGAGGTCTGGGTTATTGACGCGAGAAGACCGTGGAATCTGGGGAATGTTTTTGGAGGACATCCAGAACGTGCCCAACCGGAAGAGACCAACGAGATGTCGAAAACGCGTGCTGCTGGTGTGGATAGAGGTCGCATAACAGAGTCATATAAACCCGGGAAAGGCGGGATCATTGTTTATGACGATGGTGATATCGAAGACGATCTTGCCGCACAAAGAGACGCTTATTGTAGCTTGGAGGCAATGCCGGAAATTGACGATGATAGCGACGAGAGTGATGGATCTGACAGCGATGGAGATTCGGAGGAGGAGGCGGGAAGACCTacgaagaaaagaaaatcatgGTCCAGTCGAGAGGACGAAGACTCTGGTGACGAGGACGGACCACCACGACAGCGTAGAAGGAGCAATTCAGTATGTTGGCTCACAAAATCCTCTCGTGGGATGTTAACTAATATTCTGGCCAAGGGATCCTCGGTGTCCACCCTCAACCCCTATCTAACTTCACAGCGAGACTCATCGCAGTCATCGCGTTCTCCCTCCCCGCGTTCACGCTCTGTCTCTCCTGAAACACCAACGGCGCCATCCGCACGTACCCTACGACGACGGTTAATTCGACTTAAGCGAAAACATGAAGATGTACTTCGAGCTTACTACTCTCTCGGGACATCATATTCCGAACCCATCTCCTCCATCCTTTACTCATTAGCGTCGGAACTTGGCCGTGAAGATAATGACATTTTGTGGCTTGCAATTATTGGGGTCTGTAGCCTGGAGCTATCCGGCCGTACCATGTCGGGGGTAGGAATATCGGACTCATCCGAGTCTGGCGGATCAGCAGGTTGGGGTGGAGGAAGGGGTGAGCGAATACGTCAGCTTCTACGAGACGAAGTTCGACGTCTGAACCCCCCGGGCGACAGTGAAAATGGGCGTGAAGCTATGCGAAGTGAAGTCAATAGCGTCATACCAACCACTGGACGATCACCCACAGACACTTCCATCTTGCTATCGCCTGAACCACGGCTTTTATTACTACGACATTGGTCTCTCTATGAGAGCATGCTTCATAGTCCCTACTTAGCGCCCAGGTTACACGTCTGGAACGAAACAGGGCGAAGAAGGCTTCGTAAGCTCCTTGCTAAGATGGGTGTGAGTCTCACCCAATGCCACCAAAATTATACCCATATGGACATGGATTTAAAGCGCGATCTACGACAAAAGATGTTGAAGTACGCGCCGATGTATGGGTTGGAAGGGTTGGTGCCTCCTCCCTCATCAGGAGGTTTTTCAGGGACTCGGGAAGGATGGGGCTTTGTTCGCAATTGGGGATGGAAGGCCTGCCTCTCTGCGACCGACATTGGCGTAATTATTGGTGCAATCCTGGAAGTCGGCTCACTCCAATCTGGCGTATCCATTGCTGCTAAACAAGATGCTCCCAAAGAGTCGGACGAGAAGGAAAATACTGATTCTTCCTCCAACCAAGATTCGCCCAGTATTCTTGCCCGATTCTGGGATGCTTATGATGCCCTTTCACCCACATCCTCCGAATCACCTACTGAACTCCTTAAGTTCCTTCCTCTGGCTCAACACTTGCATCGTGCAATCTTACGCACTGGGACGTCACTGCTATCCAAAAGGCAGATTCGACATTTGCGCGCGTTTCGCATTGCTGTCGTGAAAGACGGACCAGATGTCAAACTGTTTACGAATCCCGGCGCATTGACCAAGCTAGCTTTATGGGTGGGTGAGGCTGTCCGCATTCAAGAGAAAGACAAGGCGGACGGATATAAGATTGCAGGTAAACGAGGAATGGGAACTCCACTTGTTTTGGCAGGATTGGACGAAGATAGAAATGTTTATGTTGTCGTCGGAACCGGCGGAGGGGGTGGGGTGATTGACTTTGCTGCTGCAGCCCAGCGCAGAGAAGAccggaaaaagaagaaagaagctCACGAGAGAAAACGTGCTGAGCGCGAAGAACGCCGTGCCAAACGTGCTGCCGAGTGTGCAGAGCAAGGAGAGGACGAGCCAGATGATTCGGAAAGTGAAGAGGAGGATTCATCGTCTTCAAGTTCTGATTCCGAGTCAGATGATGAGCAGGCAAGATTTACAGGGCACAAGTTTCTCAAAAACCGCTTTGGGATTGCATTCCAAGAAGTGGTACGCGAGACAAATGCGCGTGTTCGCATTGATAGCTTTGAGCATTGCGTGGTAGAGGTGCAAAAGGAGGATCTGGGTGGATTTTTAGAGGCGCTGAGTTTCAGAAGCGTTGTAGGTTGATGCGATGCCCACCTACAAATTCATCAATACCTCTTTGTTACTAGTGATTCGCAGCATTGAACAGCGCCGCTAAGCTCTTTCATTATTCTGGTGCCGTGACGATACCCTTTCGAATGCGTTGGTCGGACATAATAACTATTGAAGTGCCTGAGCACTTCTGCCTCCGGTAGCTTTTCATCATGAGCATACCTTGTTTATTGCTTCAGGGCCTGCTTTTTTATGTATATACGAAATTAAGCATGGTTTGATATCATGATTGGAAATTGGCGATAATTAATGATGAAATATGAGATAAAATCCTACTATTGTACACTTGAACTGATTCAAATTTAACCCCATGACCATTCCGCTCACCATGCTAGAAGCAAAAGACATGAAGAGCACATCTAACTACTCTAAAAACGGGTATCGAAACTCCGAAACCTACCCATGCGTCAGATATATACAAGGGAAGTAAATGATAGCAGTCAACAGACGCAAATGTTATGATTTTGCCGTTAAAGATCCAGCGAGCCACACAGCCCCCAGGCCAGCCAACAAAGATACGCCGACGGCTTGTTTGTTCCAGGTATTCATGTCCTTCATTCTCACGGCACCAGTGGGTGTTTGCACTGGAGAGAGGGTAACACGATTTTTCTGGGCAGTGTTGGACAGCTGCTCCGACACAGATTCGGTGCTGCTCGCATTTGAGAAATAAGCACGTTCTCGCTGTTTCCACTCCTCGACCAACTTCGCAACAGCTGCCAAGTCTTCACGGATATCAGCGGTGGCATTTTGCCCAGCTTCAATTTCAACATCTTGGACGTTGCCGAAGAAGTCCATAACTTTGCGTAACCGCCCAGCCTGCTCACCACCGGGAAAAAGATCCCATCGCACACCTGGCTGCGAGTGAATCTTTGACTCGTCGTATGAATCGAATAGGTCGCCAAGTGTGAGCTTAGAGCTCGGTGAAGTCACCTGCGTTTCAAGGAATTCGAGAATGTAGTAAGTCCAGCGATCGATAACGGCAACTCCAACGTCGCTGTCTGCATGATGGGAGTAGGAAGACTGGTCCAATGCACTTGAACCGGTCGCGATGATGTTTGGGGAATAAAAATGTGTGAACATGGTGTTTGCCTGGCAGGTGTCGATCATAAATAGTAATTCACTGTAACGTTTCTTCTCCCACATTTGACCAAATGCATCGGCCAGATCCCATGCACCGATTTCTTCAGAGTCTTGGAATTTCAGGAACTGATCCCCCCCGTGACCCGTCATGTAAACCAGGACGTTGCTTCCGGCGTCGGAGCCTAGCCGTTTGCTGCGGGGCACGTCCTCTCCCAGGCGATCAGTGAGAAGGCGAATAAAACTCTCGACAGTCACTTCGTAGCCTCGATAATCCACCTCGATGTTATCACCATATAGATCCAGCGCTCTATCCGCATTGTTGTAAACGGTTCCTGGAAATGCGTTTCGCGGATTGCACGCCATGTCATCGGGCAGCATGAGGATGATCTGAGAGTCGGGGATGCCCAAGCGCTTTACCGTTCGGTAGAGGGAAAGGACATTGGCGAGATGGCGATAGTTAAACCAGAATCGCGATGTTGACACCAGGACAGCCCAATTAGAAGTATGGGTCGCAGCGACGAAGGCAGATCCATTTGCGAGGAGAAGGCCAAGGGTGAGGATATAGACGAAAGCCAGTAGCAGATTCATGACGGAATCAGTGCATTCGAATTATCAAGCGTTCGGCGCGCAAGTGCCCCATATCAATTGTCTGAACGCGGGCTCCCTCAGAGCTTCCTAGACTCCCTCACAGTGGTCCAAACCCGCCACCTTGGAGCGAGCCCTGTGTTTCGGAGGAAAGTTTTACCGTGTCTTACGAGCTTCCCGGCCAACCTTCAGTGGAACGGATTGGGAGAGGAGCGCGTAATTACCATACAAGTTTTGGTTACGTCACTTGTCTAACAGTGACCTGGGTGCACTCCGATCTGTGGGTAAATTTCCGCCGACTTGTGGCAAGCCCGCATAGCTCAGTGGTAGAGCGCTTGACTTGTAATCAAGAGGTGGGCGGTTCAATCCCGCCTGTGGGCATTTGAATTTTTCCACCTTTAAAATTTTTGGGGGAACTTTTTCTGTTGGGCTAATTGTGCTCTGCGTGCCGTGAATCTGTTGAGGAATCGGAAGAGAAGGGCACAAAGAACCGTCGCTTGACCATCAGCTGTTCcgcgtatgtatgtatgtatgtatgtacctgtactccgtatgccAGCGTCCAACTGCGTTTGTACGGTACGCCGTTTCATGCGCTAGACCTGATATGGCAAGGTCCCTTCGTCGCGGTGAGGCTGGTGTGGGGCGGATCCGAAATCTGGGGCAGCCTTTGAGTCAACTGCACCTGCTCCATCCAATCAGCCGTTGCTCCTGCCTGCCCCAAATGAGGCTCCCGAGAGCGTAACCCAATCAGGAAATGAACTTCCCGTCAATGTCAACAATCCCGGCAGCGCTGTGAGATTGCCCttcttcatcgtcatccATCAGTCGTTGACGGCCGTCTGCCTGGCACCTTGATCCTGCAATTCTGCTGCCTGCCTGCTGCCCGTTGGCTTACTTCGACCAAGTACGAAGGACAAGTCCCAGAAAAACGCAGTCTGAAGGCTCTAACAGATTCCAGCGGTCGTGCTCCCTGCAGGCTCCTTCGGCCGTTGCAATTCTACTACCGTTTATCTTGGTTTCTCCCATTTCATTCTCGATCCATATTCTTTTGCGTCCTTCATAGATAACTGCATCGCTGATATTCAAATCCTAATTCATGTTGGCTTCCCTCGCTTGGTCATCCGCCAGGGTAGAGACAAGAGCCCTTATAAGAGAGAGCACTTCGTGCCTCTGAGTTTCCACATTCGCCCTGACTTAAGGATCACTTCTCGAGATGAATACTGAACCTTCACTTACCGCAAGACTGCCATCGAGATGTCGCTCGCGCATGGTCAAGCCTCAGTTGTCTATTCTTCCAGCAGGGACGCTCCGCGAAATACTAAAATATGTGAGCAGGCCTGCCAAATGCCTCTACCTCTACCTCTAATGCAGAGGTCTTCTGACAGCTTACTGATCTCTAAGCTTATTTCAGCTGGGACTCAAGGACCTAGTCCAGTTAATGCGTGTTTCGCGAGCCTTCCGTGACCTCGCCGCTGCTGAACTCTACCACAGCCTAAGCCACCGATTCTCTGAGGCCGCTGACCAAAGAGATACCCGTATTTATTTAGGTTCCTTCGCTGATATCCTGGAAACGTTGGCAACGAGCGACTTTAATTATGCCGCCTACCTCAAACGCATCGCATTAAACATCCTATGGAACAACGATGTAACCTATAAAAGGGTTCAGGAGAAGATTGCCCTCCAGTTCAAGTACGATACGGAGTGCGGAAGATTTTTCAATACACTTATTTTAGCAATAGTCAAGCAAACAACGGCCCTGGAGACATTCCGGTAAGCCCTCGCGTCGGTAAGCCCACAAAAGACCAAGAGAACTATATTCTAACATCCTTGTAGCTGGGATATTAAGGTGCAGCTCAATCCGTCAATCTTCGCAGCCCTGGGGAAGCTTTCGAGCTTGCAGAACTTGCACGTTCGACTGCACGCTGGTCGGTCGCATCCCCCGATCAATAGCGCTTCACCACCCTCGTGGGCCCCGGCTCCTTTGTCAACCCTACAGCCGACATCGCCACCTCAGCCGAGCCAGCATACTCATCCTCATCACCATGGCCCTCCACCCCCACCAGCGGCTACCACTCCATATGCGGCCTCTACTTCTAAGGTCACCGCAAGCCAGGACTTGCCTCGGCCTCGACGGACATTTTCGCATATTCAGAAACTCACAAACTTAGCTGTTCTAGATATGGATTCCCTCGAGTACGTAGACGAAATTGCTGAATGTATTTCTGGGTCGGCGACGTCACTTAAGTGGCTGAAGTTGTCGTTCTCTGAGAAGTTCGCCTCAAAAGCTCAGAAAAAGACCGTCCAAGAAGATCCCGACCCCGATACCGACACGGAAGACAATGAAGATATATACGACGACGACGTTACGCCATCTCCGGCATTTGGAACTACGGCCACATCAAATCCAAATAATGATGCAACTGTCAGAAGTGAACGTATCGCACAAGAAAAAGCCCTTGCACGGCTTTTTGGTTTAGAAAGGGAAACAACGATGCAAAAACTACTAGTACAGAAAGTGGTTGAAACTGGTTTGGCAACTACTGAGCATAAAAAGGAGTGTGTCCTTCATCGTGCAAGCCAAGAACCCGATCGTGTCTTTATACATGAGTTATACGGTATTGCGTGCGACCTTGCCCAAGGTACGGCTACTCTTACACCCGGCCCAAGTGCGATTCAGACGGTCGAAAGGTTACAGAAGGCCACATCCAAATTTCTTGTGAGGTGGGCAAATGTGCAAACGAATTTGCCTCATAACTTGCCAAATGCCTGCGCAGGTATTTGTGCCGAGAATTTACCATGCTTAAGTAAAGAAGATGGCCTGGATTCCGGCACCGATTCAGATGCCCCGGTTGGTGGCGGCAATGCAGATGATAATACTCAAACCATCCAAAGCTCAACAGCGGATCCTGTTGGCGATACCATCAAAGGCGCAGATATTCCCGCCACGCTACCGAACTCCACTGAATCAGCGTCTTCCTCTCCTGCAATTGAACAGCAAGGGGAAGCGGACCCCTCAGATCCTATGAATCCCATAAACAGTGATCTTGAAAAGCAGCTAGTGGACATTGTCGATATGGAGCATCCAGACGAGTTAAGCGAAGGAGAAGACCAAGAATTTCTTGAACCAGAGGGCCCTGAATCCCACGAAGGTGATTTCGCTGCACTAGTTGATACTACCGTTGTTCCTCCTCACGCTGGGGTAGTGATGCAACCCACTGCCTCTTCAAAAGGCAAGGAACCGATTAGGGATACACACATATCTACTTCACATAAGGACAAAGGGCAGAGGAATGGCAGCCAGCCAGATTATGGCGAAATTTCTGGACAGCAGGCGGTGCAGGAATATATCCGACTAAACCATGGAATTGCATTGGAAGAGCTTTCAATTCAACTGATTCCACTTAAAGCTTCAGTTATTTGCCGGGCTGTTAACGTTTGGTCATTAAAGCATATTTCACTTTTGAACGTTGGCCCGCAGCGAGCATTCTGGGCGATGCTTACCGCACTACATACGTCCAATCCTCTTCAGATAACTTCAATTCATACAGACAATGTGACACAAGCGCTTTTAACGTTTCTAGGGACCCTTCCATATGTTGAAGACTTGTTTCTTATAGAACGAAGCACGAGCGCACAGTCTGATCCACCCGCTTCAAAATCGGCCGTCCGCATCGAGGATATTCGTGAAATAGTGTTAAGAAAACATATCAAACACTTGAAACGTCTTATGATTCGAAACGATGTCGATTCAAGTTGGAATCTAGACCGGCGGTCGGTTCTATATATCACAAGGATGGGTTTACAACTTGTTGAACTTCTTGTAGTCGTGGATCTTTCGGTTTTTGTGAGTCATTTGGCAAGCTTTCCTTACCAGGAAGCGCATCCACTAATAAGTTTACTTTTTAGCACCTTATGATGCACTACATTCGTTGCATGCGGTCTCTTGTCGCCTTACACATTTTACTAAACAGTCTCGAATATTGTGCGATGTCGTTGCGCGAGATACGCCTCTGCGCTGTGGACAGCGTCCTCCACTTTCCATCGCTTAAGGTCCAGTATATTGCTGTTAGCCACATGGCGAGCGGCCCAGTGGCCACGAAAGTGTCACGCATTTCGAGAAGCTTTCGAGTCAAGAAAGATCCAAAGCTGAATGACGTGAAAATGGAAGCTATTTCGAAGATGTTGGGGATTGCCGCTTTGAGGATCTCTGAGAACGACGTGTCGGCTGGAACCTCCCAAAGTTCTCAAGCTGAAAATTCGCTTAAAGCCACTCATTTTGCGGATGATAGTGATGACGAGCTTTCTCCATATAACCAGATGGTGGTGGATTCGGTAGATCTTCATGAGATTCGCGGAATTAAAATTTGGGGGAAGGAGATATTTTACTCGATTTTGTGACGTTCTCATTCTTACACTTGACCCAAGACATCACATTCCTGCACCTGAGCCCCTGAGAACCCCTTCACGTGTTTTAGATTGTCCTTTTATTCTTGTGTTCTGCTTAGAAACGGAGCGAAAGACCATCGAATGCCCCATATATGTACTTATGAGATAACGAACCCATTTTGTGAACAGCTGTAAGGGCGGCTTCGCTAAGGGAACACCTGAGTGACACAACTATTTGAGGCCCATTGATGAATTGGAAGCGTTCTGTCTCTTCGTACCACGAACGGTCGGCCCGCTGATCGCCGGTGTAAGGATTATCCGCACTCCGTGCTGACTCACAACCTGTTAGCCCGCTTTGCTATCTTATCAGTCGAGGGAAACAACTCATAGATCAGTCAAACACAACAGCATCGCATTTTGCCCTCCTTAATACCACTTCTTTGTCTGTCGGCTGATCACGACTATCTATTTAATTATGGGTGGAAAGAAGGGCGAGAACTCCAAGAAAGCGGCGGGCATGGCTCGCGTAAGTAGTCCACCTTGAGATCTCAAGCTCAGACTTTCCTTTGGCGGGGGGAGGAGGAAATACAATCGAAATTTGAAATGAAAACTGATTTGCTCTGAAAATGCAGAAAGCCGAAGTTGCGGCCCAGAAGCAAGCCATATCCGATGCGAAGAAGGCTGCGGACGAAGATCGCAAGTGGCAACAGGGTGCGAAATCGAATGCGAAGAAGTAAGTTGGTTCTATTTTGGGGTCAAGAAAAAGCACCCCCgggtatatatatatattcacGCAGTTGATGGCAAATGTgatggagaaggagaaagaaagtTACAGGTCACTGACTTAACGGGAACCATCTATAGAGAGTCAGAAGAATCTAAACGAGCTGACGCAGCCCGCAAGAAAGCGGAGCGTGATGCCCTTCTCGCCGCAGAAGAAGCCTCGCAGCCTTCCAAACCCAAAGGTGCAGGCGCTAAATCTGCGGCGAAAAAGACTCGGGGCACATTAGATTTCTCCCACCTCGACGCGGCGCTTGGCGTGTCTACCTCTGGATCCAAGAAAGCAGCTGCGCTCAACGCCTCCGGCATCGATAACGCACTCGACGCGCTGTCGTTAACGTCGAATTCCGAAAGCACTAAGATAGATCGTCATCCGGAGCGCAGATTCAAAGCGGCATATGCCGCTTTCGAGGCACGACGGTTACCCGAGATCGAAAAGGAACAACCGGGACTGAGAAGACAACAGAGGATTGAGATTGTCAAGAAAGAGTTCGAGAAGAGCGAAGACAATCCATTCAATAAAGTCAACGTGGCGTACGATGCGAGCAAAGAGGAGATTGCGAAAGTCAAG includes:
- a CDS encoding uncharacterized protein (EggNog:ENOG410PM71~COG:S~TransMembrane:1 (o812-831i)~BUSCO:1776at33183); amino-acid sequence: MNTEPSLTARLPSRCRSRMVKPQLSILPAGTLREILKYLGLKDLVQLMRVSRAFRDLAAAELYHSLSHRFSEAADQRDTRIYLGSFADILETLATSDFNYAAYLKRIALNILWNNDVTYKRVQEKIALQFKYDTECGRFFNTLILAIVKQTTALETFRWDIKVQLNPSIFAALGKLSSLQNLHVRLHAGRSHPPINSASPPSWAPAPLSTLQPTSPPQPSQHTHPHHHGPPPPPAATTPYAASTSKVTASQDLPRPRRTFSHIQKLTNLAVLDMDSLEYVDEIAECISGSATSLKWLKLSFSEKFASKAQKKTVQEDPDPDTDTEDNEDIYDDDVTPSPAFGTTATSNPNNDATVRSERIAQEKALARLFGLERETTMQKLLVQKVVETGLATTEHKKECVLHRASQEPDRVFIHELYGIACDLAQGTATLTPGPSAIQTVERLQKATSKFLVRWANVQTNLPHNLPNACAGICAENLPCLSKEDGLDSGTDSDAPVGGGNADDNTQTIQSSTADPVGDTIKGADIPATLPNSTESASSSPAIEQQGEADPSDPMNPINSDLEKQLVDIVDMEHPDELSEGEDQEFLEPEGPESHEGDFAALVDTTVVPPHAGVVMQPTASSKGKEPIRDTHISTSHKDKGQRNGSQPDYGEISGQQAVQEYIRLNHGIALEELSIQLIPLKASVICRAVNVWSLKHISLLNVGPQRAFWAMLTALHTSNPLQITSIHTDNVTQALLTFLGTLPYVEDLFLIERSTSAQSDPPASKSAVRIEDIREIVLRKHIKHLKRLMIRNDVDSSWNLDRRSVLYITRMGLQLVELLVVVDLSVFHLMMHYIRCMRSLVALHILLNSLEYCAMSLREIRLCAVDSVLHFPSLKVQYIAVSHMASGPVATKVSRISRSFRVKKDPKLNDVKMEAISKMLGIAALRISENDVSAGTSQSSQAENSLKATHFADDSDDELSPYNQMVVDSVDLHEIRGIKIWGKEIFYSIL
- a CDS encoding uncharacterized protein (EggNog:ENOG410PGCR~COG:S), with product MGGKKGENSKKAAGMARKAEVAAQKQAISDAKKAADEDRKWQQGAKSNAKKESEESKRADAARKKAERDALLAAEEASQPSKPKGAGAKSAAKKTRGTLDFSHLDAALGVSTSGSKKAAALNASGIDNALDALSLTSNSESTKIDRHPERRFKAAYAAFEARRLPEIEKEQPGLRRQQRIEIVKKEFEKSEDNPFNKVNVAYDASKEEIAKVKAAEKAKIESRLAAR